A genome region from Erigeron canadensis isolate Cc75 chromosome 3, C_canadensis_v1, whole genome shotgun sequence includes the following:
- the LOC122592119 gene encoding myb-like protein P codes for MYGSNYFDSRNNAGNYYGRNAYVNNNRAGGYHASYHQQGSLSINYNYYFYEQQQQYYYEQQQQQQYYYELEQQRHHYYYQQQQKQQRRRRVVTVNNKQQTESEDSINPDAPLSVTSSSISSTSFSRHVTSFDRKTTNLDRFLRSVTPIISSRKMTKMKLKEEAGGTRPYYRIGDLWNTFQEWSCYGTGVPFVLFGRYPITQYYVPYLSGMQLYIDPHKSAYTRVGGVNFGA; via the exons aTGTATGGTTCTAACTATTttgattcaagaaacaatgctGGAAATTACTATGGTAGGAACGCGTATGTTAATAATAACCGAGCAGGTGGTTATCATGCGTCATATCATCAACAAGGTTCACTTAGTATAaactataattattatttttatgagcAGCAACAACAATACTATTATGAGCAGCAACAGCAGCAACAATATTATTATGAGCTGGAGCAGCAGcgtcatcattattattatcagcAGCAGCAAAAACAACAACGAAGGAGGCGGGTGGTAACAGTTAATAACAAGCAACAAACCGAGTCTGAGGATTCTATCAATCCTGATGCTCCATTGTCAGTTACTTCATCATCGATATCCTCAACATCGTTCTCTCGTCATGTAACATCGTTTGACAGAAAGACGACTAACTTGGATAGATTTCTTCGGTCTGTTACTCCCATCATTTCTTCACGAAAAATGACTAAG ATGAAACTAAAGGAGGAAGCTGGTGGAACGCGACCATATTATCGCATTGGGGATCTGTGGAATACTTTCCAAGAATGGAGCTGTTATGGAACTGGGGTGCCATTTGTGTTGTTTGGTAGATACCCGATTACACAGTATTATGTTCCCTATTTATCTGGTATGCAGCTCTACATTGATCCACACAAATCCGCCTACACCAGGGTCGG GGGTGTCAATTTTGGTGCTTAA